In the Paenibacillus sp. FSL R7-0337 genome, ATTGCCACTGCCCATGGCACGAACTTCATTGACCTCCGTGGGGAACAGACAGACCCGACAACCTCCATGTGGGAGAAGGTATTGTCCACGCCAAGCGGTGGCGCTGTACTTCAGCAATCCTCACAGCAATATCAGCTGGAATGGGGAGGCGAGCCGTCCCCCCATGTGTTCAACCTTACAGAAGCAACTAACTGGAAGACGGTGGGCAATCTCGCTATCGCCATGCAGGGGCGCCTGCTGGGGGGCTGCATTGACGTTATCCGTCATCTGATCGGCACGCCCTACGGAGAGGTCCGGCATTTCCAGCAGCACTATATCCATAATGAGCCTATTCTGTGGTATTTGGAGAACTGTGAGCTGTCTGTGACCGACCTGCGCCGCTCCCTGGTGCAGATGAAGCTGGCGGGCTGGTTCGAGCATTGCAGCGGTCTCATGTTCGGCCGCAGTGCGGCTAACCGCCCTATGGACGGGTACACCGTAGAGGATGTTTACCAGGAGCTGGCCGATGAGCTGGGACTGCCGGTGGCATACGACATCGACTGCGGACATCTGCCGCCGCAGGTTACTTTGGTGAACGGTGCTTTTGCAGAGGTGGTGGTTGGGGCAGGTAAGGGAACGGTGACGCAGTACTTCCGGGAGTAGAGGAACTTAGTAGTATTCTCGTACGAACTCTAATTTCTACCTCTTCTCATACCATAATCAAACCTCTCTTAAACAGGTATATTCGTCATATATAATGTGAATTTATGTCGAATTTAGTTGAAAAAAAGTGATTGGATTATTAAAGGAATGCTCTATGTATGGCTGGCATCCTGTATAATTTATGAATATACAGACAGCCATAGCTGCCGATTCCTGAGCAGTGAATCCCTCACGAAAGAGAGTAGTGACTATGAAATCCATCGCCTGGGTGACTGACAGCACCAGCACCATTGATTCTGAATTCGCTATGAATAACCATGTGTATATCGTTCCCCTCCGACTAATCGTCAATAATGAATGTTATAAAGAGAATATAGATATTAACGCCGATCAGTTCTATGACAAAATGCGGCAGCATGACAAGGTGGGTAGCTCCCAGCCGCCGATTGGTGAGTTCGTGGAATTATACGAGCGTCTGAAGGAAGAGTATGACGAGATTATTGCGATCCACTGTTCCTCCGAGCTTAGCGGGACCTTCAACACCTCGATGCAGGCGGCGGATATTGCTGGAGTGAACGTAATGGGTATCGATTCCAAAGTAGGCGCGTATCCTATCCGTGAGATGCTTCTGCGCGGTATTCACTGGCAGCAGGCAGGCTGCTCTGCACAGGAGATCAAGAACAGAATTGATAATATAATCGAGGAAATGTCCTTCTATATCATCCCTGCCAGCCTGAGCCAGCTGCATCGCAGCGGACGGCTCTCCGGCTCTCAGTTCCTGCTGGGCCAGCTGATGCGGATTCATCTGCTTCTGCGGTTCGATGAGGGCAAGATTGTCGTCGTTGATAAAATCCGCACCTTCAAGAAGACGAAGCAAAAGCTCCTGGAGACCATCCAGGAGGAAATCGGCCGCTTCCAGGATGTATGTATTATGCACGCGAACAATAAAGAAGAGGCGCTGAGCCTGGAGTGGGCCATTAAGGCCATGTCCCCTTCGGTGCGTACAGAGATTATGACCTTTGTCCCGGTGGTAGGTGCTCATATGGGCGAGGGAACACTGGCGCTGTCTTGGATTAACCGTACGGCTATGAATAGTATTGATGCTGAGGATGAAGTGCTGGAGTCTGTGCTCTAGAAAAGGAGCGGAACGATGTTCTTATATCATTATTATGATGCTGCTGTGGGTCCGTTTGTCAGCCTATCCGATTTACCGGGCGATCAGGCGAGGGCTGTGCTGGAGACGATTAAAGAGACCAAGCCCAAGGCCCAGAGCGCCCAAAGACACGATAAATATGTGGAATATCGGCGGAACTGTGAGAGCATCATCCGGGCGGAATTTATACGTAAGGGCGGTCTGGTCCAGCGGTCCTCCCCGCATTATATGGTAGTTGAACATAGTCCGTGGCTAAGCACGTGGTTCGAGAATGGCGCATCACTCAAGATTCCGATTGAGGAATTTGATGTGAACACGATTTCTTTTACCTATGGAGACTCCATGCCGACCTTCAGCCCGCTGATTAACGATGGCAAAGAGTACAGGCACACCCTGTATACCTATTCCGAGATTGTGAGCATCATTGACAAGTACGGGTTACCGCAGAATTGGAACAATGACGGACAATACGGTCCCGAGCGGTACGTCGAAGCGCATGTCTGGAGCGATGGGGCGGTTAGCCGGTATCTGAGTGAGCGGAGCCGGGCCCGATAATGTGGAATCGAAATAACCAGAAAACGGCTGGATCAGGGGAACCTGACCAGCCGTTTTTTAATGGAATAGTATTATTATCAAGACTTCAATCTAAATGATAACAGAACTCAAATGAATAGTCTAGTAATTTGTGGGCGAAGTGCTAACATAAGGTTACCGGTAAAACAAAATGTGAGTGCGCACTGTTACATGAAATGGAGTCTGCAAATGAAGGGTTTAGACTTGAGCGAGGAGTTCTATTGGGAGATTGTGAGGCCGCTGATAGCCAGACATTTCCCGCAACTAGTGGAGAAGCATGCTGCCGGATTGATAGGATATGGTTCGGATGTTCTGGGTTATGATGACGTTCTTTCCAGAGATCATGAATGGGGGGCGAGGTGCTACATTTGGCTGCTGGACCCGGATTACGATAAATATGCTGTAAGCCTTGACCAAGCATTCGATGAAGAGGTGCCAGCCTTGTTCAAAGGGTATCCTTCCCGGTTTTCGGTAGATGAATCTCATGAGGTGCTTATACCCTACAATGGGCAGAGCAACCTTCATCATATTGCAATTACCAGCATCTCCCGGCACATGCGAATCCAGTTGGGACTGCTAACCCCATATCCATCCTTATACGAATGGTTAGTCATTCCTGAGCAGAAATTGCTGGAGTGGACAAGGGGAAGGATCTTTACAGATCCTGTTGGGGAGATGACAGAAGTGCGAAGGGGACTGGCTTATCTGCCCGATGAGATATGGCGGTACAAATTGAAGTATGCCTGGAGTTCATTCCGGCAGCTGTATGTGGCAGGACTTGCAGACCTCCGGGGCGAACCGTTGTCGGCCAGGTTGCTCATCAACCGCATGGTGGAGCAGGCAGTTCAACTGATTTTTCTCTATAACAAAAGGCTCCGGCCCGGAACCTACAAATGGATATCCAGGGAGCTGGTGCAGATCAGCCCTGAGGTTAGCAGGCAGACCAAGCAGCTTGAAGCTATTTTGCTGGAACCCTCTGTTACAAGGGCCGTTGAACAAATGGAAGAGATATTAACGGAATTAGTGAATCAACATAACGAGATGAAGCTGACGGATCATATTGAGCTTCAACCCTCCATTTTCTACGCAAGAGGCTTGCAATCCTATTCTTATACCAATATGGAGGATGCTCTATTCGCTACGTTACCCGAAGAACTTCAGCAGCTGGAAATCCCGGGTACGCTGGATCAATTCATTACAAGTGAACATCTGTTAATCTGGGCGGATCACTATTCCAAATTCAAGTCAATATACAGCGTCAGGTCTGATATAGAGAGAACTGGGGTGGGGGATATGATTGTATAGTGAAGACTGCGCTTCGTGCGAGCAGCCTTTAGGCTATCAAGCTTATGCTTGATGGTCTTTTTTAATCTTTCTCCTCCATTCTTCCAATTTATACAATTTCCTTGTATCAATATACATAGTAAATTTACATAGTCCTATTGTAGAATCAAGAAGTTGTCGAATTATGGAGCGATATTCCATCCATGGGACTCTGTAGGACGATGGTTTTTATGAATTTTTCTAAAAAGAAAGAGGGGGAAGTAATTTTGTTATTCCAAGCAGCACGCCGTAAACTCAGTCTGGTGATTGTACTTGCCCTGCTAATCAGCAGCCTTACGCCACATCTGGTGTTCGGGGAGTCCGCGCAATTGAAGGATATCGCAGGCTCTTATGCTCAGAAGGAGATTCAATCCTTAATTGAAGCAGGAATAATCTCGGGGTATGAAGATAACACCTTCAAACCGAATAAGGCTATGTCGCGCGCCGAGCTGGCGAAAATAATAGTCCTTTCGTTAGGACTGGAAGTAAGTGGTGACGAGACCGCACCATTCAAAGACGTTGCCGCCACCAGCTGGTATCGTGGTTATGTAGGTGCGTTGGTGAAGGCAGGCATCACAGAGGGGACATCGGCGAGCACGTTCAGTCCTAATTCGAGTGTAACCCGGGAAGAGCTGGTTGTATTTTTCATCCGGGCCTTTGAATTAGATGAAACAGCGAAGAAGCTTCCGCTTGGCAGCAAGCTGTCCGATATGTCAGAGGTGTCTGAATGGGCAAAAGCTCAAGTATCCCTGGCCTTCAACAATGGGTTCATCAACGGGGTTCAGGGCATTGACGGTACGCTGAAATTCAAACCTAAAGAGCGTGCAGAGCGCCAGGCTCTGGCCCGTCTCGCATATGAGTTCAAGACGAATAAAGCAGTATATGTTGAGAAGTCCAAGCAGCTTCTTGCTGAAGAGACTGATAAGGGTAAGACTCCAGTGGTTACTCCGGCTCCCACAGCGACACAAGCTATCCGTGATACGTCTGTGATTGCTCCGGCAGCCCCGGGTCCAGGAACGCCAGCATCGGCAACACCTGTACCAGCAACACCGGCACCAGCGGAGCCGACTCCAGCACCAGCAACACCGGCACCAGTGGAGCCGACTCCAGTACCGGCCAATGCTCTCCAGATTGTAGTGAAGGGGGAGAGTACAGATGCTATTTATGCAGAAGAGTCCACTGAAGTTATTTTCCGTACAACGCTTAATGCGGCAGAGACAGTAACTGCAAGTGTCTATCAGGTAGATGACAGCGGCAAAGTGATGTCACAGATTACCCTGCTGCACGATGATGGTTTAGAAATTCATGGAGACAGCCTTGCAGCAGACGGACTCTATAGCGGCAAAGCAGTATTAACTGAAAGTACGGAAGGCTACATAAATCTGCAGACCTTTGCTGGAGATGTGCCTAGCAGTGCAGTCCTTAAACTGTCTGTACTGAAACATCTTACAGATGAACAGCTTGCACAAACAGAAATTATTGAAAATAATACACAGAGTAAGCTAGATCAATTGGCTGCTTCTAGCGGTAACTTGCAAAAGGCCAAGGAAGAAACAGTGGCTTGGCTTCAAACCCAGGACGAAGTAGAGCATGCAGGAATATCAGGTGAGGGAGGAAGCATCTGGTATTTGCTGGATAACGGGATTCTAGGCGGAATATCCTCGGCCCCTGAGAATACAAAAGGATTAAGCAACACAGTCGAAGAGGCTGCTTCCAATAACGCATTGACGGCGCTCACGCAAGATGTGGAACAAACCGTAGCCACCATAGGAAGCCAGCAGGTTGCTGTGGTTTCTCCGTTCTCCGGTACACTTCCATCTTCTACGGTGTATGACGCTGTATATCAAAGCTTTGAGCAGTCGAATTACCCCTTCCTTGTGGAGAGAGTAAAGGATAGCGCAGCGGGTGTTAACTTCTTCAAAGGACTTAATCAGTATGGTGTTGTGGTCTTAGATTCCCATGGGGATACGTACTATGATGAGATTGTGCTCCAGAAATTCCATGATAAATATGGTGTTGATTTCAAATATGCGGGGCCGCAGGTCATGTTCCTGACTGGAGAGAAGGCAACGGCTGAGAACAACAAGACCTATGAACTGGATCTGAAAAAGGGCAGACTGGCTATCATATCGGGCTATTATGCGATTACGCCTTCTTTCATTACACGGTACAATGATATGCTTCCTGGTACTATTGTATATAACGGCAGCTGCCGCAGCGCATACAACGATTCCATGTCGGATGCGTTCCTCAACAATGGGGCCAGCGCTTATTATGGTTACACCGATTATGTAAAGCTTGCTTATGATCAGGTCATTGCCCCATTTGTATTCAACGCCTTGAACAATGAGAATATGACAACCGGACAAGCTTTTGAGGCAGCAGTGGCTGCTCACGGAGCCAATGACGGGTTGGCAGCATTCGTCATGAAGGGAAGCAACATTGGTACGAAAACCGAAGGGGTCATCAACGGAACCTTTGAGAACGGAAAGTGGACCGGCTGGAATGGAAACGGAGATGTCCGGGTCATCTCAAAGCTGGGGCCGCTTAAGCCTACAGAGGGTAACTACATGGCGATTATCAGTACTGGCCTTGGGTTTGAAAACAATGACAAGGGAGGATATGACTACAATTCGGATAGTTATATCGAGCAGAGCTTCATGGTCCCGGCGGGAGCCACAACCTTGTCGTTCGATTACAATTTCATTTCTGAGGAGCCGAAGGAATTTGTTGGAACCAAATATAACGATACATTCAGAGCAACAGTAACTTCCAGTGTATACATCAATCCGGCTTCCCTCGTGACCTCACACTTGAATGGCGGACCTACGGTGACGTCCAGTGTCTACGGACAGGAATCTGTGATTGTCGGTAAGGAATCGATTAATGAATCCACAGCCTATTGGATTGACGCGAATAAAGTAGACGTTAATTTCTACGGCGGGGATGATACGGCCTACATGACGAATTGGAAGCATGTCCAGTTTGATGTGAGCCAATTTGCCGGCAAGGGCTCGATTGTCCTCCGGTTCCATGTATGGGATCAAGGTGACAGTGTCTTTGACACGGCAGTATTGATCGATAATGTACTGTTGAAGTAACCGTAAACGGCTGGATCAGGGGAACCTGACCAGCCGTTTTTTAATGGAATTAGCATTCAAAACCACTACATAGCCTTGTGCAACCTAGAGTTGCAGAAGATATTTAAAATACTCAACTTACGCTCGATTTCGATCTCAGCTCTTCTATGCTACTATTGGCTGTGTTGAGTAATAGTAGAGTGGAGGTGTCCTCACGTTGATAGATAATAACAAAGCCGGGCAGAATATATTGAACTTAAGGAAGGGATTATCCCTGACCCAGACAGAGCTGTCCAGCTTAGTTGGCGTAAGCCATCAGGCGGTTTCCAAGTGGGAGCAGGGTGATTGCCTGCCTGATATCGGGGTGTTGCTGAAGCTTGGACAGGTCTTCGGGAAGTCGGTGGAAGAGCTTTTGTTAGGGGAGAGAGTTAGCGGCGATTCAGCTTCTGAGAAAATTGTAAGCCCTCCCATGGAGCTGTCTGATGAGGTCTGGACGCAAGCTTTGAATCATATCCAAGGCCGCATCTCGCCGCCCAGCTTCAACACCTGGTTCAAGGGCACGAAGGGGAAGCAGGTGGGGGAGACTTACTGCGTCTACAGTCCGAGCCGTTTTGCTTCAGAGTGGTTATATCAACGCTATTCGGGCTTGATTGTACCGGTTCTTGAAGACATAACAGGCATATCCGGCCTTAAGGTCGAGTTCTGCTCTAAGGGAGCGTGGGACATCAACCATAAGGATTAGGTTTCTGCCCGGTAGTTTTTGCCAAGCTGATGACCCAGACCAAAATAATGACGGAAATTATAGATGAGCGGACTCCATTTCAGCGGATCGATATGTTTGTCATCCATAATAATATCCTGGTGCGCATGTACATGAACAGCCTGTGCCTCAACGATTGCAAAGCCAGGCGAATGATCCGGTATCCGGATATGTTGGACGCTTGCTTCAATTTGTAACGGGCATTCCATAATTCGTGAAGGCTTAACAGTTATGGACGTAACAGGTGTGAGTCCGCTGGCAGCATATTTATCCTTTTGATAGGAGTAGCCATGTTGTTGCTTGTAATCAGGGACAGGATTTTTACCCGTATAGGGAGCAAGCTGCTCCACATTCTCCCATAGTGAAGGGCCGGGGATGTTAATAACGCATTCGGAAAGCCGTTCCAGGTTCTCGATAGCTTTTCCCCCAAGACCAATCCCTAGTACAATACAGTCTCCTAAAGCCCAGGAGGATGAAATAGGACTGATGTTTACGCTATCATCTTCATTCAAGGTGTTCAGTAAGATGACAGGAGTTCCGGTGAATTTCTATGGCGGGAATGATACGGCCTACATGACGAATTGGAAGGAGTTCAATCCTCCAGAACGGGCATGACATTTTTTATATTATATCCACAAAACATGAATTAATATCTTTTATGACATTTGGGATTTTATTTCATAAATGAGTTGTTGAAGGGATGAACCGTTTGATTAATTCGAATCAGAGCAGCTCGATTGAAGAGAAATCAAATCCTATTCAAAGAGTTTTTTTTACGTGGACACGTCCCTTCATTAATAAAGCTATTCGTAAGGATCTGCCAATAAGTGCTGTTCAAGAATCATGTATGGTCATTCCCTCCGCCTATGGGATAGATCATTTTCAAGAAGAGTCTGAGTCCGTTCGCAGACAAAAAAATGTGATGCCACTGATTATGCATATTGTGCGTCAGTTGAAGTTCTCCTTTCTTGCTTATGCGCTGCTTGCTTTTCTGACACTGGCATTACAATTCTCCATCCCGTATTTGTTTCCTGATATTCTTCGCTCAATTATTAACGGAAGCTCGCAGCCGCACGGTAAAGCACTAGGAGGTATATTCCTGTTTATCGCCATACAGATGATTAAGGTAATCTGTAATTCTCAATT is a window encoding:
- a CDS encoding helix-turn-helix transcriptional regulator codes for the protein MIDNNKAGQNILNLRKGLSLTQTELSSLVGVSHQAVSKWEQGDCLPDIGVLLKLGQVFGKSVEELLLGERVSGDSASEKIVSPPMELSDEVWTQALNHIQGRISPPSFNTWFKGTKGKQVGETYCVYSPSRFASEWLYQRYSGLIVPVLEDITGISGLKVEFCSKGAWDINHKD
- a CDS encoding S-layer homology domain-containing protein: MLFQAARRKLSLVIVLALLISSLTPHLVFGESAQLKDIAGSYAQKEIQSLIEAGIISGYEDNTFKPNKAMSRAELAKIIVLSLGLEVSGDETAPFKDVAATSWYRGYVGALVKAGITEGTSASTFSPNSSVTREELVVFFIRAFELDETAKKLPLGSKLSDMSEVSEWAKAQVSLAFNNGFINGVQGIDGTLKFKPKERAERQALARLAYEFKTNKAVYVEKSKQLLAEETDKGKTPVVTPAPTATQAIRDTSVIAPAAPGPGTPASATPVPATPAPAEPTPAPATPAPVEPTPVPANALQIVVKGESTDAIYAEESTEVIFRTTLNAAETVTASVYQVDDSGKVMSQITLLHDDGLEIHGDSLAADGLYSGKAVLTESTEGYINLQTFAGDVPSSAVLKLSVLKHLTDEQLAQTEIIENNTQSKLDQLAASSGNLQKAKEETVAWLQTQDEVEHAGISGEGGSIWYLLDNGILGGISSAPENTKGLSNTVEEAASNNALTALTQDVEQTVATIGSQQVAVVSPFSGTLPSSTVYDAVYQSFEQSNYPFLVERVKDSAAGVNFFKGLNQYGVVVLDSHGDTYYDEIVLQKFHDKYGVDFKYAGPQVMFLTGEKATAENNKTYELDLKKGRLAIISGYYAITPSFITRYNDMLPGTIVYNGSCRSAYNDSMSDAFLNNGASAYYGYTDYVKLAYDQVIAPFVFNALNNENMTTGQAFEAAVAAHGANDGLAAFVMKGSNIGTKTEGVINGTFENGKWTGWNGNGDVRVISKLGPLKPTEGNYMAIISTGLGFENNDKGGYDYNSDSYIEQSFMVPAGATTLSFDYNFISEEPKEFVGTKYNDTFRATVTSSVYINPASLVTSHLNGGPTVTSSVYGQESVIVGKESINESTAYWIDANKVDVNFYGGDDTAYMTNWKHVQFDVSQFAGKGSIVLRFHVWDQGDSVFDTAVLIDNVLLK
- a CDS encoding flavin reductase family protein, with amino-acid sequence MLLNTLNEDDSVNISPISSSWALGDCIVLGIGLGGKAIENLERLSECVINIPGPSLWENVEQLAPYTGKNPVPDYKQQHGYSYQKDKYAASGLTPVTSITVKPSRIMECPLQIEASVQHIRIPDHSPGFAIVEAQAVHVHAHQDIIMDDKHIDPLKWSPLIYNFRHYFGLGHQLGKNYRAET
- a CDS encoding S66 peptidase family protein, producing MIRYPVLEAGAVIGVTAPSSGVGEALRELLELAVERLRKSGYGVVCGPTAWTQEKAKSTPAAVRAAEFNKMMADESIGLVMPPWGGELLIEMLELVDFSKMKSKWILGYSDISVLLLAVTLKTGIATAHGTNFIDLRGEQTDPTTSMWEKVLSTPSGGAVLQQSSQQYQLEWGGEPSPHVFNLTEATNWKTVGNLAIAMQGRLLGGCIDVIRHLIGTPYGEVRHFQQHYIHNEPILWYLENCELSVTDLRRSLVQMKLAGWFEHCSGLMFGRSAANRPMDGYTVEDVYQELADELGLPVAYDIDCGHLPPQVTLVNGAFAEVVVGAGKGTVTQYFRE
- a CDS encoding DUF4037 domain-containing protein yields the protein MKGLDLSEEFYWEIVRPLIARHFPQLVEKHAAGLIGYGSDVLGYDDVLSRDHEWGARCYIWLLDPDYDKYAVSLDQAFDEEVPALFKGYPSRFSVDESHEVLIPYNGQSNLHHIAITSISRHMRIQLGLLTPYPSLYEWLVIPEQKLLEWTRGRIFTDPVGEMTEVRRGLAYLPDEIWRYKLKYAWSSFRQLYVAGLADLRGEPLSARLLINRMVEQAVQLIFLYNKRLRPGTYKWISRELVQISPEVSRQTKQLEAILLEPSVTRAVEQMEEILTELVNQHNEMKLTDHIELQPSIFYARGLQSYSYTNMEDALFATLPEELQQLEIPGTLDQFITSEHLLIWADHYSKFKSIYSVRSDIERTGVGDMIV
- a CDS encoding DegV family protein; its protein translation is MKSIAWVTDSTSTIDSEFAMNNHVYIVPLRLIVNNECYKENIDINADQFYDKMRQHDKVGSSQPPIGEFVELYERLKEEYDEIIAIHCSSELSGTFNTSMQAADIAGVNVMGIDSKVGAYPIREMLLRGIHWQQAGCSAQEIKNRIDNIIEEMSFYIIPASLSQLHRSGRLSGSQFLLGQLMRIHLLLRFDEGKIVVVDKIRTFKKTKQKLLETIQEEIGRFQDVCIMHANNKEEALSLEWAIKAMSPSVRTEIMTFVPVVGAHMGEGTLALSWINRTAMNSIDAEDEVLESVL